In one window of Kosmotoga pacifica DNA:
- a CDS encoding glycosyltransferase family 4 protein, with translation MKIILFLMEGVTVKVLLFSEGKKLFSKSGVGVALKHQMKALQHAGVEFTLDSKDFFDIVHINTIGLKSWKLLKSSKKKGIPVIYHTHMTYEDFRNSFLFSNQIAPFLKKQLLKRYSAADYLIFPSHYTEKLIRSYGITTPGYVVSNGVDTDRFRKDEALAKEFRKSFTITTPLVVNVGLPLERKGLFDFAEVARRLPKYTFIWMGAKFSYIQPSKVRKLLRNPPKNLVFPGYVPFEMLLGALSAADAFFFPSYEENEGIALLEACSVGCPVVIRDIPVFKDWMVSGTNCLKASNVDGFCAAIKSVVNDKELAERLGRKAIKAVHERDLRLVGEKLKEIYTAVLEDKNE, from the coding sequence ATGAAAATTATCCTGTTTTTAATGGAAGGTGTAACAGTGAAAGTCCTGCTTTTCTCTGAAGGAAAAAAACTTTTCAGCAAATCTGGTGTTGGAGTTGCTTTGAAACATCAGATGAAAGCTCTCCAGCATGCCGGAGTGGAGTTTACACTCGATTCAAAAGACTTCTTTGATATAGTTCATATAAACACTATCGGTCTGAAATCGTGGAAGCTCTTAAAAAGTTCAAAGAAAAAGGGTATTCCGGTCATCTATCACACTCACATGACGTACGAAGACTTCCGAAACAGCTTTCTGTTCAGCAACCAAATTGCTCCATTCCTGAAAAAACAATTGCTGAAAAGGTATTCAGCCGCGGATTATCTGATCTTTCCTTCGCATTATACTGAAAAACTCATTAGAAGTTATGGGATTACCACTCCAGGGTATGTAGTCTCAAACGGTGTAGATACTGATAGGTTCAGAAAGGATGAAGCGCTGGCAAAAGAGTTCAGAAAATCGTTCACGATAACGACTCCACTGGTTGTAAATGTCGGGCTTCCATTGGAAAGGAAGGGACTCTTTGACTTTGCAGAGGTCGCGAGAAGGCTTCCAAAATACACTTTCATATGGATGGGCGCAAAGTTTTCATATATTCAGCCCTCAAAGGTAAGAAAACTCTTGAGAAACCCACCGAAGAACCTTGTGTTCCCTGGTTATGTTCCCTTCGAAATGTTGCTCGGTGCCCTATCCGCCGCAGATGCCTTTTTCTTTCCGAGCTACGAAGAGAACGAGGGGATTGCCCTGCTTGAAGCCTGTTCGGTGGGATGTCCAGTGGTGATCAGAGACATTCCCGTTTTTAAAGACTGGATGGTTTCTGGAACTAACTGCCTTAAAGCCTCTAATGTCGATGGCTTTTGTGCAGCCATAAAGTCTGTTGTAAATGACAAAGAACTTGCGGAACGTTTGGGGAGAAAGGCCATTAAGGCTGTTCATGAAAGAGATCTCAGACTTGTGGGGGAGAAACTGAAAGAGATTTACACAGCTGTTTTGGAGGATAAAAATGAGTAA
- a CDS encoding metallophosphoesterase family protein, whose product MRKKNLFFWVIAIVLILTSTLKLTLPIIQNESIKDIICNSIKSIDPSANEFSFVVLGDNKNSVSTFGKIIDEINANPDISFVINTGDLVFDGSLTKYNYFLKQIFKLHKPFLPVVGNHDVADGGMNNYVEFFGPLYYTFATKEAYFIILNDSNEETIDGWQIKWLEEQFELSKKYEYTFVFLHVPLFDPRLSMENQPGHSLENIDNAMEILHLLKKFKVTMVFAGHIHGYFRGNWDGVPYTITGGAGAELVGLDKEHYFYHYIIVHVKKSGIEYNVVRVNSPDFNVMDRVGAFLWLYLYSFVVINYWWIVLTIGVVIFTVLIVRGFKKEIMKIWHWLIRRKIIRLISKFFVESKSH is encoded by the coding sequence ATGAGGAAGAAAAATTTATTCTTTTGGGTAATTGCAATCGTCTTGATATTGACTTCCACTTTAAAACTGACACTGCCGATCATACAAAATGAATCCATCAAAGATATCATCTGTAACAGTATTAAAAGCATCGATCCTTCCGCGAACGAATTCTCCTTCGTGGTATTGGGTGATAACAAGAATTCTGTGTCAACCTTTGGCAAGATCATAGACGAAATAAACGCAAATCCTGATATAAGCTTCGTGATTAACACGGGAGATCTTGTCTTTGATGGAAGTTTGACAAAATACAACTATTTTCTGAAACAAATTTTTAAGTTGCACAAACCATTCCTTCCCGTTGTGGGAAACCATGATGTGGCTGACGGTGGGATGAACAATTACGTTGAATTTTTTGGTCCTCTGTATTACACCTTTGCCACCAAGGAAGCCTACTTCATCATCCTCAACGACTCTAATGAAGAAACGATTGATGGCTGGCAAATAAAATGGCTAGAAGAGCAATTTGAGCTTTCTAAAAAATACGAGTACACCTTTGTTTTCCTTCACGTCCCTCTTTTCGATCCGAGGTTGTCAATGGAAAATCAACCAGGACACTCATTGGAAAATATAGATAATGCAATGGAAATTTTACATCTTCTGAAAAAGTTTAAAGTGACCATGGTTTTTGCGGGACATATACATGGATATTTCAGGGGAAACTGGGACGGAGTTCCGTACACGATAACCGGAGGAGCTGGGGCGGAACTTGTCGGACTGGACAAAGAGCATTATTTCTATCACTACATAATTGTTCACGTGAAGAAAAGTGGTATTGAATATAATGTGGTAAGGGTCAATTCACCCGATTTCAATGTGATGGACAGAGTGGGCGCTTTCTTGTGGCTTTACCTGTACTCGTTCGTAGTAATAAATTATTGGTGGATTGTTCTAACCATTGGTGTAGTCATTTTCACAGTACTAATTGTTAGAGGGTTTAAAAAAGAAATAATGAAGATCTGGCATTGGCTAATAAGGCGAAAAATAATCAGGCTTATCTCAAAATTCTTTGTGGAATCAAAATCACATTAA
- a CDS encoding B12-binding domain-containing radical SAM protein, with translation MKNILLIYPRYPDTFWGFRHALKFASKRAALPPLGLLTIASYLPKSWNVKLVDMNCERLRENDIRNSDYVFISAMAVQRKSVNDVIRRCNELNIPVVVGGPLFTTEPDHFPNANHFVLGEAEEIMPKLVEDIENEKVKKYYSSQKFPDITKVRVPRWELLNLKWYYSMCVQYSRGCPYDCEFCEIGALNGRIPRTKRTEQVIQELQSLYDFGWRKAVFFVDDNFIGKKIDLKQEVLPAIINWQKAHGYPFTFYTEVSIDLSDDDELMSLMTEAGFNRVFVGIETPDLDSLKEANKYQNIKHDLEKSVKRLHSFGLEVQGGFIIGFDNDTPSIFKHQFNFIQKTGIVTAMVGMLNAPRGSKLYRRMQDENRLISEFVENNVDISINFIPKMNIKTLISGYQNLMKQLYSPANYYKRLRNFLSVYKFPKTLRLKKITFTEIKAFLRSIVMIGILGKERFEYWKLLIWSLFKKRKHFPLVVTLAISGYHFRKIAEQISKKKISPTIEKSFSSENFVIKSS, from the coding sequence ATGAAAAATATACTGCTAATCTATCCAAGATATCCAGATACGTTTTGGGGATTCAGACATGCCTTGAAGTTTGCTTCTAAAAGGGCTGCATTACCTCCTTTGGGGTTGTTGACAATTGCTTCTTATCTTCCTAAAAGTTGGAATGTTAAACTGGTTGATATGAATTGTGAGAGGTTGAGAGAAAATGATATAAGAAACAGCGATTACGTCTTTATAAGTGCTATGGCTGTACAACGCAAATCTGTTAATGATGTAATAAGACGATGCAATGAACTAAATATCCCGGTTGTTGTAGGCGGTCCGCTTTTTACAACGGAACCTGATCACTTCCCGAATGCAAATCATTTCGTCTTAGGAGAAGCTGAAGAGATCATGCCAAAACTCGTGGAAGATATCGAAAACGAGAAAGTAAAAAAGTACTACTCAAGCCAAAAGTTCCCGGATATAACAAAAGTGCGTGTTCCCAGATGGGAACTTTTGAATCTCAAATGGTATTACTCAATGTGCGTGCAATACTCGAGAGGGTGTCCATATGACTGTGAATTCTGTGAGATAGGTGCACTTAATGGCCGTATCCCACGAACGAAAAGAACAGAGCAAGTCATTCAAGAATTACAATCTCTCTATGATTTTGGATGGCGAAAAGCTGTTTTCTTCGTGGATGATAATTTCATCGGGAAGAAGATTGACCTTAAACAAGAAGTTTTACCCGCTATCATCAATTGGCAAAAAGCACATGGCTATCCTTTCACGTTTTACACTGAAGTATCCATAGATCTTTCGGACGACGATGAACTCATGAGTTTAATGACCGAAGCAGGTTTTAATAGAGTTTTTGTTGGTATAGAAACACCTGATCTGGATAGCCTCAAGGAAGCAAACAAGTACCAAAATATCAAACATGACTTGGAAAAATCAGTTAAGAGATTACATTCTTTTGGTCTTGAGGTACAAGGTGGTTTTATTATAGGTTTTGACAATGATACACCATCTATATTCAAACATCAGTTCAATTTCATTCAGAAGACGGGTATAGTGACAGCTATGGTGGGTATGTTGAATGCGCCCCGGGGAAGCAAGCTTTATAGAAGAATGCAGGATGAGAACAGATTAATTAGTGAGTTTGTCGAAAACAACGTTGATATTTCTATAAATTTTATCCCAAAAATGAATATAAAAACCCTCATTTCTGGTTATCAAAATCTTATGAAACAACTTTATTCTCCCGCAAATTACTATAAGCGATTGAGGAATTTTTTGTCTGTCTATAAATTCCCCAAGACTCTGAGATTGAAAAAAATAACTTTCACAGAAATCAAAGCCTTTTTAAGATCGATTGTAATGATAGGGATACTTGGTAAAGAAAGATTCGAGTACTGGAAACTATTAATATGGAGTCTTTTTAAGAAAAGAAAGCATTTTCCACTGGTCGTTACACTTGCCATATCAGGTTATCATTTCAGAAAAATAGCTGAGCAAATTTCAAAAAAGAAGATATCACCAACAATTGAAAAGTCATTTTCCTCTGAAAACTTCGTTATTAAAAGTAGTTAA
- a CDS encoding lysophospholipid acyltransferase family protein has translation MIKKLLIHTIYEVIWLLYAGIILFILPLIAKSKARGELPKPPFIMCVTHVGNFDPLFVVRTSGRYRAKALYQVDGPYPLVRFLYKAIWRFRVTQDPKIKQSLNKETIRDVILYLRRGGTVMIFPEGYWNWKKRLYPGVAVIAHRANVPIVPVGIENGYVFRPELDDEPPLKAVRRVIKDYRKRGTITVHYGEPIYPDMNREERADVEQIMKAIEEKFAGYYYEFYDMEGPKWAG, from the coding sequence GTGATCAAGAAATTATTGATTCATACAATATACGAGGTTATCTGGTTACTTTACGCTGGAATCATATTGTTTATCCTTCCGTTGATTGCAAAATCAAAAGCCAGAGGGGAACTTCCAAAACCTCCATTTATAATGTGCGTGACTCACGTTGGTAATTTCGACCCGTTGTTTGTCGTAAGAACATCTGGGCGATATAGAGCGAAAGCGTTGTATCAGGTGGATGGCCCTTATCCACTGGTAAGATTTCTTTACAAGGCAATCTGGCGATTTAGAGTTACCCAGGACCCAAAAATAAAGCAATCACTAAATAAGGAAACTATCCGGGATGTGATACTGTATCTCAGAAGAGGGGGTACGGTTATGATATTTCCCGAAGGTTACTGGAATTGGAAAAAGAGGCTTTATCCAGGTGTGGCTGTTATAGCCCATAGAGCAAATGTTCCAATTGTGCCAGTTGGGATAGAAAACGGTTATGTTTTCAGACCTGAACTGGATGATGAACCGCCTTTAAAAGCTGTTAGGCGTGTTATTAAAGATTACCGCAAACGCGGAACGATCACGGTTCATTACGGAGAACCCATATACCCGGATATGAACAGGGAAGAAAGAGCTGATGTTGAACAGATAATGAAAGCAATAGAGGAAAAATTCGCAGGGTATTATTATGAATTTTACGATATGGAAGGACCAAAGTGGGCTGGATAA
- a CDS encoding lysylphosphatidylglycerol synthase transmembrane domain-containing protein, whose translation MQKQNSSLPVRSILFGVITSIVVLLVIQKTFGAKIDFELLMNSWSVVFLAISLLFLSWSIPALRIILLLRSLNEQLSYFRSYRNIVLSFFFSAITPFAAGGQPFQIYDLTRAQISVSNASAAVISQYLMTNFATTFFALLLLPRYLTYFTSLETAGTVFAAGIAITIIAGIFFTILALSRKMLIKFLHFISRRKFLLRVICKLTKKDREAILNNIRETFERYNAGMLNIWSKRPFTLIVDFLLAIGYLLINYSIFHVVMVRLLSPDGLRYQFSFIDSIAVQVLLSFVVYFIPTPGSSGGFESGMFVMLKNILPDQQLIIGISIWRFVTYHSLIFVGLLNFLLSFGKKPPKGVNQT comes from the coding sequence ATGCAAAAGCAAAACTCTTCCTTACCAGTTAGGAGTATCCTCTTCGGTGTTATCACAAGCATTGTTGTATTACTGGTTATCCAAAAAACCTTTGGAGCCAAAATTGATTTTGAATTATTGATGAATTCCTGGAGCGTCGTTTTCTTGGCTATTTCTCTATTGTTTCTAAGCTGGAGTATTCCGGCATTGAGAATTATTTTGCTTTTAAGAAGCTTGAATGAGCAGTTATCTTATTTTAGATCATACCGGAATATAGTTCTAAGTTTCTTTTTCAGTGCCATTACTCCTTTTGCTGCTGGGGGCCAACCGTTTCAGATCTATGATTTGACAAGAGCGCAGATAAGTGTTTCAAACGCATCTGCAGCTGTCATTTCTCAATATTTGATGACCAATTTTGCTACGACTTTTTTTGCTCTCCTGCTGTTGCCACGTTATCTGACTTATTTTACTAGTTTAGAAACTGCTGGAACAGTTTTTGCAGCAGGCATAGCAATAACCATTATTGCCGGAATTTTTTTTACCATCCTGGCGCTTTCAAGGAAAATGTTAATCAAATTCCTGCATTTCATTTCACGGCGAAAATTCTTGCTAAGAGTAATATGCAAACTAACAAAGAAGGACAGAGAGGCCATTCTGAACAACATCCGCGAAACATTTGAAAGATACAATGCTGGAATGCTTAATATCTGGTCGAAAAGACCCTTTACCTTAATTGTTGACTTTTTACTGGCCATAGGATATTTGTTGATAAACTATAGTATTTTTCACGTTGTTATGGTCAGACTTTTATCACCCGATGGTTTAAGATATCAGTTTTCTTTTATAGACAGCATAGCCGTACAGGTACTTTTAAGCTTTGTAGTTTATTTTATCCCCACACCCGGTTCAAGTGGGGGATTCGAATCCGGCATGTTTGTTATGCTAAAAAACATACTTCCAGATCAACAATTGATTATTGGCATTTCTATCTGGAGGTTTGTTACTTATCACTCCTTGATATTTGTTGGTCTTTTGAACTTTTTGCTAAGCTTCGGCAAAAAGCCACCAAAGGGGGTGAACCAGACGTGA
- a CDS encoding glycosyltransferase family 2 protein has protein sequence MSPLITVVVPVLNEEEFLEDTLRSIRSQSFKDYELIVVDNGSTDKSPEIALRYADKVVFEKRRGSIYAMHTGFEIAAGDIITSCDADTLYPSDWLLKMSKAFERENIVAVYGPMAFRENGPVLRKLTVFSYCFLNGLSNLAGVSLSGAANLGFRKNAYFTVGGYKLDSKIASQDFMLVKSLRKTGKVKFCPSMVCYTSNRRYTKVNFMHGLREAFRLWLDVALNKNKITYDEYYDDDYYKKKEK, from the coding sequence ATGTCTCCGTTAATTACAGTGGTTGTACCTGTCCTCAATGAGGAAGAGTTTTTAGAAGATACACTGAGATCGATCCGTTCCCAAAGTTTCAAAGACTACGAACTCATCGTTGTAGACAATGGGAGCACCGATAAAAGCCCGGAAATCGCATTGAGGTATGCGGATAAGGTTGTTTTCGAAAAACGAAGAGGATCTATTTATGCGATGCATACAGGCTTTGAAATTGCGGCTGGAGATATAATAACCAGTTGTGATGCCGATACGCTTTATCCCAGTGACTGGCTGCTCAAAATGTCAAAAGCTTTTGAAAGAGAGAACATTGTTGCAGTATACGGGCCTATGGCCTTTAGAGAAAATGGACCGGTTTTGAGAAAACTCACCGTATTCAGCTATTGTTTCCTCAATGGGCTTTCAAATCTCGCAGGCGTCAGTTTATCCGGCGCGGCGAATCTTGGGTTTAGAAAGAATGCATACTTCACAGTCGGTGGCTACAAACTGGACAGTAAGATCGCCTCTCAAGATTTTATGCTTGTGAAAAGCCTTAGAAAAACGGGAAAGGTCAAGTTTTGCCCTTCCATGGTGTGTTATACATCAAACAGGCGCTATACAAAGGTTAATTTCATGCACGGTTTAAGAGAAGCCTTCAGATTATGGCTTGATGTGGCTTTGAATAAAAACAAGATTACCTACGATGAATATTACGATGATGATTATTACAAAAAAAAGGAGAAATGA
- a CDS encoding glycosyltransferase, with protein MNPLENQRICKQFPLLLISYALNGGVNGLVIILYGLAIGFVIALIGYMKNRSTRNLFYDSTLGSDAIKYSIVAVIAAKNEERVIETTVRSLLSRSPKTFRAIVVDDNSTDSTYEILTELAKEYPNLVVQRNFDTPGKSGALNVALDMIKEDIVLFLDADARVDWDFVRKYSKLFDSPDINVVFADFESYNQSRTLAVILQDLYFSFIKAFVYSGLFSPTIFMNSGVFIRRQILDAVGKFDTQTLVDDFDLALRLMKNKIKVKFIMGEKCKIQYALSLKDLFYQHCRWYTGGIKKIAKQISQGRYLGILVFIAIGALTLFPVLMFILAYLLSAEYLLSVVLPFFLSILFSSTVTSYILHDGHRRKEMLINIILGAPLAYFLFQIAIIFSLIHAFGKKSVWHKVIREKT; from the coding sequence ATGAACCCCCTGGAAAATCAAAGAATTTGCAAACAGTTTCCTTTATTATTGATTTCATATGCATTGAATGGTGGTGTGAATGGTTTGGTGATAATTCTATATGGCTTAGCCATCGGTTTTGTAATAGCATTAATCGGTTACATGAAAAATCGTTCCACAAGGAATCTTTTTTACGATTCTACTCTGGGCTCAGATGCCATTAAGTATTCTATTGTCGCTGTTATTGCGGCAAAGAACGAGGAAAGAGTTATAGAAACCACTGTTCGCAGCTTATTATCCAGATCGCCGAAAACCTTTAGGGCAATCGTTGTAGATGACAATTCTACGGATTCTACATATGAGATCTTAACGGAACTTGCAAAAGAATACCCAAACCTCGTTGTGCAACGCAACTTTGATACACCAGGAAAATCTGGAGCTTTAAATGTTGCCCTTGATATGATTAAAGAGGACATCGTACTTTTTCTGGATGCTGATGCTCGCGTAGATTGGGATTTTGTTAGAAAATATTCCAAACTATTTGATTCGCCTGATATCAACGTTGTCTTCGCCGATTTCGAATCGTACAATCAGTCGCGCACTTTAGCAGTTATTCTCCAGGACCTATATTTTTCATTTATAAAGGCGTTCGTTTACTCAGGTTTGTTTTCACCAACAATTTTCATGAATAGTGGCGTTTTTATCAGGAGGCAGATTCTTGACGCCGTTGGTAAGTTCGACACCCAAACACTTGTAGATGATTTTGACCTCGCGCTTCGGCTTATGAAAAACAAAATCAAAGTGAAATTTATAATGGGTGAAAAGTGCAAAATACAGTATGCGTTAAGCTTGAAAGACCTATTTTATCAACATTGCAGATGGTATACCGGAGGAATAAAGAAAATTGCTAAGCAGATTTCCCAGGGTCGCTATCTTGGTATTTTGGTCTTCATAGCAATTGGGGCTTTGACGCTTTTTCCGGTATTAATGTTTATATTAGCTTATTTGTTGAGTGCTGAATACTTGCTTAGTGTGGTTTTGCCTTTTTTCCTTAGTATTTTGTTCTCAAGCACTGTAACCAGCTACATTCTACACGATGGACATAGACGAAAAGAAATGTTAATTAATATCATTTTAGGTGCCCCTTTAGCATATTTTCTCTTTCAGATTGCTATCATCTTTTCGCTTATACACGCCTTCGGAAAGAAGAGTGTGTGGCACAAGGTAATACGAGAAAAAACATAA
- a CDS encoding cold-shock protein — MKGTVKWFNAQKGYGFITRDEGEDVFVHFSGIATDGFRTLEEGQRVEFDIENGQKGAQAINVKTVE; from the coding sequence ATGAAAGGAACAGTTAAGTGGTTCAATGCCCAGAAAGGCTACGGATTCATTACCAGAGACGAAGGAGAAGACGTTTTTGTCCATTTTTCAGGAATTGCTACGGACGGGTTCAGAACGCTTGAAGAAGGCCAGAGAGTAGAATTTGACATTGAAAATGGCCAGAAGGGCGCTCAGGCAATAAACGTAAAAACAGTCGAATAA
- a CDS encoding ArsR/SmtB family transcription factor, which yields MEKKDYCQIYKTHINTEKFKEKANEVAGLSELFKVLSDETRTKIIYLLSLKELCTCDLAEILGITLPSVSHHLRLLKAFRIVKYRREGKVVFYSLTDKHVMDLINVAKEHFEEFLEE from the coding sequence ATGGAGAAAAAGGATTATTGCCAGATATACAAAACCCATATAAATACCGAAAAATTCAAAGAGAAAGCGAATGAAGTCGCGGGATTATCGGAGTTATTCAAGGTTTTATCTGATGAGACGAGAACTAAGATAATTTACTTGCTTTCATTGAAGGAACTGTGCACCTGCGATCTTGCAGAAATACTTGGAATAACACTACCTTCTGTTTCTCATCATCTAAGGTTGTTGAAAGCTTTTAGGATTGTCAAGTATAGAAGAGAAGGGAAAGTGGTCTTTTATTCTCTTACCGATAAACATGTTATGGATCTGATAAACGTTGCTAAAGAGCATTTTGAAGAATTTCTGGAGGAATAA